One part of the Gossypium raimondii isolate GPD5lz chromosome 1, ASM2569854v1, whole genome shotgun sequence genome encodes these proteins:
- the LOC105785718 gene encoding uncharacterized protein LOC105785718: MSPIKTSFISLVIIVSMGVAVAGKTHVIDFRWPNLYPEGMAWDPLAQHFIVGSLNHRTIHSVSDAGVVETLISDPTLPENVTVLGLTVDFTKNRLLACLHSVSPLPPFNALVAYDLRTRRRLFLSLLPSDPDSPIASIGRGRDVANDVAVDFKGNAYVTNSVGNFIWKVNGEGEAWIFSRSPAFSRYPSVMGENEPFNDCGLNGIAYVSKGYLLVVQSNTGKMFKVDEENGKARTVLLNQDLVMPDGIAIRRDGVVLVVSTQKLWFLKSDDSWGEGVVYDKTALEEEGFATSVVVGEEGRAYVLYGHVMEGINGKEREGFKIVEVRSERESGEEHVWIYVLLGLGLAYFLIWRFQMKQLVNNMDKKIN; encoded by the coding sequence ATGTCTCCAATAAAAACTAGCTTTATATCCTTAGTTATCATCGTTTCCATGGGCGTTGCCGTCGCCGGGAAGACGCATGTCATCGATTTCCGATGGCCTAACCTCTACCCAGAAGGCATGGCCTGGGACCCATTAGCCCAGCACTTCATCGTCGGTTCCCTAAACCACCGTACAATCCACTCCGTTTCCGACGCAGGCGTTGTCGAAACTCTGATCTCCGACCCCACCCTCCCTGAAAACGTTACTGTTTTAGGTCTGACGGTAGATTTCACTAAAAACCGCCTTCTCGCTTGCCTCCACTCTGTTTCCCCTCTCCCTCCATTCAACGCCCTCGTCGCCTACGACCTCCGCACCCGCCGCCGCCTCTTTCTCTCCCTCCTCCCCTCCGACCCCGATTCCCCCATCGCCTCAATCGGCCGCGGGCGTGACGTTGCGAACGACGTTGCCGTCGACTTCAAGGGAAACGCTTACGTCACCAACTCGGTCGGAAACTTCATCTGGAAAGTCAACGGAGAGGGAGAGGCGTGGATCTTCTCGAGATCTCCAGCCTTTAGCCGTTACCCATCGGTTATGGGCGAAAACGAACCCTTCAACGATTGCGGCCTCAACGGAATCGCTTACGTCAGCAAGGGGTATTTACTGGTGGTGCAAAGCAATACGGGCAAGATGTTTAAGGTGGATGAGGAGAATGGGAAAGCGAGGACAGTTTTGCTGAACCAGGATTTGGTTATGCCAGATGGGATTGCGATCAGGAGAGACGGCGTCGTTTTAGTGGTGTCAACGCAAAAGCTGTGGTTTTTGAAGAGCGACGATAGTTGGGGAGAAGGGGTGGTGTATGACAAAACTGCCCTTGAGGAGGAAGGGTTCGCAACCTCAGTTGTAGTGGGTGAGGAAGGGAGGGCGTATGTGTTATATGGGCATGTGATGGAGGGTATAAATGGGAAAGAGAGGGAGGGGTTTAAGATAGTGGAGGTGAGGTCGGAGAGAGAAAGCGGGGAGGAACATGTTTGGATTTATGTGCTGCTAGGGCTAGGTTTGGcttattttttgatttggaGGTTCCAAATGAAACAGCTTGTCAACAACAtggacaaaaaaatcaattag